CTGGGCCCGACCTAAAATTCTACAAGTTATTTTGGTGGCTCATAAAAGATGATCTCATGGCGGCGATTGATTGGCTCTGGGAAAAAAGTCTATATCGAAGGGTTGCAACGCTTCTTTCCTCACGCTAATCCCAAAAAAAAGTAGTCCAATGGGGTTGGGAGACTATCGCCCAATTAGTTTAATCGGTAGTTTTTATAAGATCATTGCCAAAGTCCTTGCAAATCGGTTGAAAAAGGTGATGCCTAAACTTGTGGGAAGCGAGCAAAGTGCGTTTTCTAAAGGTCGAATTATTTTGGATAGCATCCTTATTGCGAACGAAGTAATTGACAATCTAAAGGCTCGCAAACACAAAAGTTTAGTTTTTAAGGCGGACTTCGAAAAGGCATTTGATAGTGTTAACCGCATTTACCTTCTAGGAATTCTGAGATTGATGGGATTCGGGGAAAGATGGATTGCGTGGATTGATACTTGTATTAGTTCGGCCTCGGTCTCTATTCTTGTCAACGGATCCCCTACCAACGAATTCATGTTAAGCCGAGGGGTTCGTCAAGGTGACCCATTATCTCCATATCTTTTCATTCTAGCCACCGAAGGTCTTAGTCTTCTTCTCAAAAGTGCGATCGAAAAAAATTTGTTCAAAGGGGTTAAGGTTGGGGGTGATGATGTGGTGGTATCTCATCTCCAATACGCGGATGACACCATATTATTTGGGGATTGGAGTCGAAGGAACCTTCTAAATCTTATGAAAATTCTACAATGTTTCGAAAAAATCTCCGGGTTGAAAGTTAATTTTGGAAAAAGTTGCTTATTCGGGGTCGGGGTAGCCTTAACTTCCATCCAAGATCTTGCCTCCCAGGTCGGGTGTAGTGCAGGTACCTTTCCATTAACTTATCTCGGGCTCCCTATTGGTCAACGAATGAAAAAATTAAAAGAATGGGAACCATACTTAAACAAATGTCGGGTAAGATTATTGGATTGGAAAGCGAGGTCAATGTCTTTTGGTGGTTGTCTTACTCTCATAAAATCGGTACTTAATAGTCTCCCGTTGTACGCTTTCTCCCTATTCCGTGCTCCGGCGGGTGTCATCAACATGTTGGAAGGTTTACGCCGTAAGTTTTTTTTTGGGCGGGTCGGATGAAAATTCCAAATTATTGTGGGTCAAATGGGAAACCATTCTCTCATCCTATGAGAAGGGCGGGTTTAATATCGGGTCTCTTAAAGCTAAAAATTTGGCTTTATTGGGAAAATGGTGGTGGCGCTTTCGTGTGGAAGAAAACGCTTTTTGGGTAAAAGTTATCAAAAGCATATATGGGCGGGATGGCGGGTTGGGTTTCACCTCTTCTCGTGTAGATGCAGGAAACAATTCGGTTTGGGGTGCAATAATAGATGTGGAAAAACAC
The window above is part of the Rutidosis leptorrhynchoides isolate AG116_Rl617_1_P2 chromosome 1, CSIRO_AGI_Rlap_v1, whole genome shotgun sequence genome. Proteins encoded here:
- the LOC139885859 gene encoding uncharacterized protein; the protein is MGLGDYRPISLIGSFYKIIAKVLANRLKKVMPKLVGSEQSAFSKGRIILDSILIANEVIDNLKARKHKSLVFKADFEKAFDSVNRIYLLGILRLMGFGERWIAWIDTCISSASVSILVNGSPTNEFMLSRGVRQGDPLSPYLFILATEGLSLLLKSAIEKNLFKGVKVGGDDVVVSHLQYADDTILFGDWSRRNLLNLMKILQCFEKISGLKVNFGKSCLFGVGVALTSIQDLASQVGCSAVSRCTLSPYSVLRRVSSTCWKVYAVSFFLGGSDENSKLLWVKWETILSSYEKGGFNIGSLKAKNLALLGKWWWRFRVEENAFWVKVIKSIYGRDGGLGFTSSRVDAGNNSVWGAIIDVEKHFTKLNINFAASFVRIIENGQGTYFWKDRWHGSELLCEKYPRLFRLDTNQDATVADRLWLAGSERKLIESWSREPT